A genomic window from Salvia splendens isolate huo1 chromosome 11, SspV2, whole genome shotgun sequence includes:
- the LOC121754336 gene encoding uncharacterized protein LOC121754336: MGGKVDHSVNTGGGPPAFRLHGQNYHLIGSLLPLDGCEPKFAQLYVYDTDNEINYRITSVRQRDAVNNLHLEIVSDLQHMLDEENALVKSFRMAKEMIGHENRPNVSLRLLGKRGRDGRTYNLPSVSEVAVLVVGDFDEALGDRDIIVVEKSGQLQRISELHPSYLPLQYPLLFPYGEDGYREDIGFSRNSSSFIDPKKKRLFQQFVVDAYTMIETGRLTYVRTHQKRLRAELYSGLAEAVLRGETDGSRHGKRIILPSSFVGGARYMVQNYQDAMAICRWIGYPNLFITFTCNPKWPEICRYLASKGLKSDARPDIICRIFKVKLDNLIRDLKSKKIFGAVKAVVYTVEFQKRGLPHAHILLFLSNEDKQPKPQRIDEIISAELPDQVTDPHYHEYVKEFMMHGPCGVVKKSSPCMVNGRCSKYFPKKYLAATNIDDDGYPAYRRRDNGRVVMKDGVPLDNRYVVPHNRFLLMKYGGHVNVEWCNQSQSIKYLFKYINKGYDRVTTSFFQSGADGVERCIDEVSLYYDCRYISSCEAAWRIFGFEIQYKDPPVERLSFHLPDQQHVIFDEADDLDTVLNRKTIHESKFLAWMEANKIYSQGRDLTYGEFPTKFVWKKNHWEPRKQRYSIGRLFYVVPGSGDMYYLRCLLNVVKGASSYEDIRSVNGIQYDTFRDACFALGLLDDDKEYVDGIVEASFWASAHSLRLLFVSLLTSESISRPDFVWQSCWKYLSEDVLYNRRKLTNYPGLILSEDEIQNFALAEIEKLLQNVGKTLRDFHGLSYPDNQYFESSENRLITDELCYDREGLASEYLEFISKFTDEQLSVHDTIMSSVYSNNGGIFFVYGYGGTGKTFIWRSLSAGIRSKGDIVLNVASSGIASLLLPGGRTAHSRFKIPINVNEDSMCNIKPGSALAELIVRAKLIIWDEAPMIHKHCIEAVDRTLRDIMRVCDELHRNKPFGGKTVVFGGDFRQILPVVPKGSRQDVVNATINSSYLWKSCTVLRLTKNMRLLNVASVDEASKLKEFSSWVASIGDGVVGGPNDGEVAIQLPIDIVLSNSGDPLRTIVSNVYPSYMNPEELISCLHGRAILAPTLEVVDEVNQFMISLDQSQGRVYFSCDSISNSDSTSNGLAEIHSVEFLNSLKCSGTPNHELLLKVGTPVMLLRNIDMSNGLCNGTRLIITRLGDYVLEGQVLGGHNIGHKVLIPRMSLIPSDPRLPFKFRRRQFPLAVSYAMTINKSQGQSLSHVGLFLRKPVFNHGQLYVAISRVTSREGLKILVCKDERGEGNGDSTVNIVYKEVFQNL, translated from the exons ATGGGAGGGAAAGTTGATCATAGTGTGAACACCGGTGGTGGTCCGCCTGCATTTCGTTTACACGGGCAAAATTACCACTTAATTGGAAGTTTACTACCATTAGATGGTTGCGAACCAAAGTTTGCCCAGTTATATGTGTATGACACGGACAATGAGATCAATTATAGAATAACGTCCGTGAG GCAAAGGGATGCTGTGAATAATCTTCATCTAGAGATTGTTAGTGATTTGCAAcatatgttggatgaagaaaatGCGTTAGTAAAGTCTTTTCGTATGGCCAAAGAAATGATTGGACATGAAAATCGACCCAATGTAAGTTTAAGGTTGCTTGGTAAGAGAGGTAGGGATGGAAGAACTTATAACCTACCTTCTGTTTCTGAGGTTGCTGTGCTTGTCGTTGGGGATTTTGATGAAGCATTGGGTGACAGAGATATTATTGTTGTAGAGAAGTCAGGGCAGTTACAACGCATTAGTGAACTGCATCCCTCTTATCTTCCACTTCAGTATCCACTTTTGTTTCCTTATGGGGAGGATGGTTATAGAGAAGATATTGGATTTTCTAGAAATTCTTCTTCTTTCATCGACCCAAAGAAAAA GCGATTGTTTCAACAGTTTGTCGTTGATGCCTATACGATGATTGAGACTGGTCGTCTTACTTATGTACGAACCCATCAGAAAAGGTTGCGGGCTGAATTGTATAGTGGTTTAGCGGAAGCTGTTCTTCGTGGTGAGACAGATGGTTCAAGGCATGGGAAACGAATTATCTTGCCTTCAAGTTTTGTTGGTGGAGCTCGATATATGGTTcagaattatcaagatgctatgGCGATCTGTAGGTGGATTGGTTACCCAAATTTGTTTATTACCTTTACGTGCAATCCTAAGTGGCCAGAGATATGTCGATATCTTGCATCTAAGGGTTTGAAATCAGATGCTCGTCCTGATATTATTTGTAGGATCTTTAAAGTCAAGTTGGATAATTTGATAAGAGATCTtaagagtaaaaaaatatttggagCTGTGAAAGCAG TTGTGTACACCGTTGAGTTTCAGAAACGTGGATTGCCTCATGCCCATATTTTGCTGTTTTTAAGCAATGAGGACAAACAGCCTAAGCCTCAACGCATTGATGAGATAATTTCAGCTGAACTTCCTGACCAAGTAACTGATCCTCACTATCATGAGTATGTGAAAGAATTCATGATGCATGGGCCGTGTGGTGTTGTAAAAAAATCATCTCCTTGCATGGTCAATGGACgttgttccaaatattttcCCAAGAAATATCTTGCGGCCACAAACATTGATGATGATGGCTATCCTGCTTATAGGCGTAGAGATAATGGTCGTGTTGTTATGAAGGATGGTGTGCCCTTAGATAATAGATATGTTGTTCCCCACAATCGTTTTCTTCTTATGAAGTATGGCGGTCATGTCAACGTTGAGTGGTGCAATCAGTCGCAATCTATTAAGTATTTGTTTAAGTATATAAATAAGGGCTATGACCGTGTGACAACTTCTTTTTTCCAATCTGGTGCGGATGGTGTTGAGAGATGTATTGATGAAGTAAGTTTGTACTACGACTGTAGGTATATATCGTCTTGTGAAGCTGCTTGGAGAATTTTTGGATTTGAAATTCAATATAAGGATCCTCCTGTTGAAAGATTGAGTTTTCATCTTCCAGATCAACAACATGTCATTTTTGATGAAGCTGATGACTTGGATACTGTTTTGAATCGTAAGACAATTCATGAGAGTAAGTTTTTGGCTTGGATGGAAGCAAATAAGATATATTCTCAAGGTAGGGATCTCACTTATGGTGAATTTCCGACGAAATTTGTATGGAAGAAGAATCACTGGGAACCTAGAAAACAAAGATATTCGATTGGAAGGTTGTTTTATGTTGTTCCTGGTTCTGGTGATATGTATTATCTCAGATGTTTGTTGAATGTTGTTAAAGGAGCTTCTTCCTATGAAGACATCAGATCTGTTAATGGCATTCAGTATGATACATTTAGAGATGCTTGCTTTGCTCTAGGGTTGTTGGATGATGATAAGGAATATGTCGATGGAATTGTAGAGGCTTCTTTTTGGGCTTCAGCTCACTCTTTGAGATTGCTCTTTGTGAGTTTGTTAACATCGGAATCTATTTCACGCCCGGACTTTGTTTGGCAAAGTTGTTGGAAATATTTATCCGAAGATGTTCTTTATAATCGCCGGAAATTAACAAATTATCCTG GTCTGATCTTGAGTGAGGATGAAATTCAGAATTTTGCATTGGCAGAAATTGAGAAATTGTTGCAGAATGTTGGCAAAACTTTACGTGATTTTCATGGTTTGTCGTATCCTGATAATCAGTATTTTGAATCAAGTGAAAATAGACTGATTACGGATGAGTTGTGTTATGATCGCGAGGGTTTAGCAAGTGAATATTTGgaatttatttccaaatttactgATGAACAACTTTCTGTCCATGACACTATAATGTCGTCTGTGTATTCTAATAATGGaggaatattttttgtttatggaTATGGAGGTACTGGGAAAACTTTCATTTGGAGATCATTGTCTGCAGGGATTCGTTCGAAGGGCGATATTGTTTTAAATGTGGCGTCCAGTGGCATAGCATCTTTATTATTGCCTGGTGGTAGAACAGCTCATTCTCGGTTTAAAATTCCCATTAATGTGAATGAAGATTCTATGTGCAATATTAAACCAGGCAGTGCACTTGCTGAGTTGATTGTGAGAGCTAAACTTATTATATGGGATGAAGCTCCGATGATTCATAAACATTGCATAGAAGCCGTGGATAGAACTTTAAGAGATATTATGCGTGTATGTGATGAATTACATAGGAACAAACCGTTTGGGGGGAAAACGGTTGTTTTTGGTGGTGACTTTAGACAGATCTTGCCAGTTGTTCCTAAAGGTAGTCGTCAAGATGTTGTGAATGCTACCATTAACTCATCTTATCTTTGGAAGAGTTGCACAGTTTTAAGGCTGACAAAAAACATGAGGCTTTTGAATGTGGCGAGTGTTGATGAGGCCTCTAAATTGAAGGAATTTTCCTCTTGGGTTGCTTCTATTGGCGATGGTGTTGTTGGTGGTCCAAATGATGGTGAAGTGGCTATTCAACTTCCTATTGACATTGTTTTGTCAAATTCTGGTGATCCTCTTAGAACCATTGTTTCAAACGTCTATCCTTCTTACATGAATCCTGAAGAATTGATTAGTTGTTTGCATGGTCGTGCTATACTTGCTCCTACTTTAGAGGTTGTTGATGAGGTTAACCAATTCATGATTTCTTTGGATCAGTCTCAAGGTCGAGTTTACTTTAGTTGTGATAGTATTTCAAACTCTGATTCCACATCAAATGGTCTTGCTGAGAtacattctgttgagtttttgaATAGTTTGAAGTGTTCTGGTACACCTAACCACGAATTGTTGCTGAAAGTTGGTACTCCTGTGATGTTGTTGAGGAACATAGATATGTCAAATGGGTTGTGTAATGGCACAAGACTGATAATTACACGATTAGGTGATTATGTGTTAGAAGGACAGGTATTGGGTGGCCATAATATTGGCCATAAAGTTTTGATTCCTCGAATGTCCTTAATACCATCTGATCCGAGATTGCCTTTCAAGTTCCGAAGAAGACAATTTCCTTTGGCAGTGTCGTACgcaatgaccattaacaagagtCAGGGTCAATCACTATctcatgttggattatttttgaGAAAACCTGTTTTCAATCATGGACAACTGTATGTTGCTATATCAAGAGTCACAAGTCGTGAAGGTTTGAAGATTTTAGTGTGTAAAGATGAACGAGGTGAAGGCAATGGTGATTCTACTGTTAACATTGTTTAtaaagaagtttttcaaaacttatga
- the LOC121754337 gene encoding uncharacterized protein LOC121754337, whose protein sequence is MQFKFVVNVVDHTSNASLLLWDREGSQLLGRNVTDFLGNGGQVAPKNSIPALIEEILVGQNVLFKLQLKNHIEYYRSYPFTVNKVCNLPEIVDKYTPKDMGEQIFKFDTKLSDLLFGADLAEVSRKSYVTTDLSTLANENISKLLVEGAEFNSVVDAAEGSQKVFVTPDLSAISNDTNHGWGVEGSVKRCLDLEFDKCDHGDEVQIKKKEKIDGSY, encoded by the exons ATGCA GTTCAAGTTTGTGGTGAATGTTGTTGATCATACCAGCAATGCTTCTCTGTTATTGTGGGATAGGGAAGGCAGTCAATTGTTAGGAAGAAATGTGACTGATTTTTTAGGAAATGGTGGTCAG GTTGCTCCTAAGAATTCCATTCCTGCACTTATTGAAGAGATTCTTGTGGGTCAGAATGTATTGTTTAAACTTCAGCTGAAAAATCATATTGAGTATTATAGAAGTTACCCTTTTACTGTCAACAAAGTTTGTAATCTCCCTGAAATAGTTGACAAGTATACTCCTAAAGACATGGGTGAACAGATCTTTAAATTTGATACAAAGTTATCTGATCTACTTTTTGGAGCTGATCTTGCTGAG GTTTCTCGGAAGTCCTATGTTACAACTGATCTGTCCACTCTAGCTAATGAGAATATCAGTAAATTGTTGGTTGAAGGAGCTGAATTTAATTCTGTAGTTGATGCTGCTGAG GGTTCTCAGAAAGTGTTTGTTACACCTGATTTGTCCGCTATTTCTAATGATACAAATCATGGATGGGGTGTTGAAGGCTCTGTGAAGCGATGCTTGGATTTAGAATTTGACAAATGTGATCATGGTGATGAAGTTCAGATtaagaagaaagagaaaattgaTGGTTCTTATTAG
- the LOC121756314 gene encoding 40S ribosomal protein S3a-like — protein sequence MAVGKNKRISKGKKGGKKKAVDPFAKKEWYDIKAPSVFSNKNVGKTLITRTQGTRIASEGLKHRVIEASLADLQGDEDHAYRKIRLRVEDVQGKNVLTNFWGMDFTTDKLRSLVRKRQSLIEAHIDVKTTDAYTLRMFCIAFTKKRVNQQKVTCYAKASQVRQIRRKMREIMANQAQSCSLKELVLKFIPESIGKEIEKATSSIYPLQNVYIRKVKILKAPKFDLGKLMEVHGDYTEDIGSKLDRPAEEPVAEPAELVGA from the exons AAAGAACAAGAGGATTTCAAAGGGAAAGAAGGGAGGCAAGAAGAAGGC TGTTGATCCATTCGCAAAGAAGGAATGGTATGATATCAAGGCTCCTTCAGTTTTCAGCAACAAGAACGTTGGGAAAACCCTAATTACCCGTACCCAGGGTACCAGG ATCGCATCTGAAGGTCTCAAGCACCGTGTGATTGAGGCATCCTTGGCTGATCTTCAAGGTGATGAGGATCACGCCTACAGGAAGATCCGCTTGAGGGTTGAAGACGTTCAGGGAAAGAATGTTCTCACTAACTTCTGG GGTATGGACTTTACCACAGACAAGTTGAGATCACTTGTCAGGAAGAGGCAATCACTAATTGAGGCCCATATTGATGTGAAGACTACTGATGCATACACTTTGAGGATGTTCTGCATTGCCTTCACTAAGAAACGTGTAAACCAGCAGAAGGTTACCTGCTACGCAAAGGCTAGCCAAGTCCGCCAG ATTCGGAGGAAGATGCGAGAGATCATGGCTAACCAAGCACAGTCCTGCAGTCTGAAGGAATTGGTTCTAAAGTTCATTCCCGAGTCAATTGGAAAAGAGATTGAAAAGGCTACTTCAAGCATCTATCCCCTGCAGAATGTGTACATCAGAAAAGTGAAAATCTTGAAAGCACCCAAGTTTGACCTTGGCAAGTTGATGGAG GTTCACGGTGATTACACAGAAGATATTGGATCAAAGTTGGATAGGCCTGCAGAGGAGCCAGTTGCTGAACCAGCTGAGCTTGTTGGTGCCTAG